The Desulfohalovibrio reitneri genome contains a region encoding:
- a CDS encoding RsmB/NOP family class I SAM-dependent RNA methyltransferase, giving the protein MSGRSFRLECPENQAPAVLDLLAAEGFVSRPDPVHPLARVLTEEPAPLGESTAARAGLVYIQDRSSMLPPLLLDPPPGAAVADLCAAPGSKTSLLARLVGWEGFVLGNEPNPQRLGTLRANLRRLNLANTATCSWPGERIPLIEGGWGHLLLDPPCSGWGTEDRHPGIREKWSGERTSGLLSLQRALLDHAATLLAPGGRLLYSTCTTNPEENGEQTARAAGEHELEILPLRLPEGFRAEADAAGGLTVDATGSGAQGFYLCLLAKRGESPYVSTPPSDDIPGEPVDPAELAEGLHPAPAWENLPPGEVRLFKGRVLFLHRKALALPRALRWQGFPLGRLDKRGRFRPEPKTALLLPPYAPEHGLNIDDSEALRGLLQGQSLRAPGEGRGVWWRKIPLGWLSRKGKRVLWAR; this is encoded by the coding sequence ATGAGCGGCCGCTCCTTCCGCCTGGAGTGCCCGGAGAACCAGGCCCCGGCCGTGCTGGACCTGCTGGCGGCCGAGGGGTTCGTCTCCCGGCCCGATCCGGTTCACCCCCTGGCGCGGGTGCTCACGGAGGAACCCGCGCCCCTGGGCGAGTCCACGGCCGCGCGCGCCGGGCTGGTCTACATCCAGGACCGTTCCTCCATGCTGCCGCCGCTGCTGCTGGACCCGCCGCCGGGGGCGGCCGTGGCCGACCTGTGCGCCGCGCCCGGCTCCAAGACCTCGCTTTTGGCGCGGCTTGTCGGCTGGGAGGGCTTCGTCCTGGGCAACGAGCCCAACCCGCAGCGGCTGGGCACCCTGCGGGCCAACCTGCGGCGGCTGAACCTGGCCAACACCGCCACCTGCTCCTGGCCGGGCGAGCGCATTCCGCTGATTGAAGGCGGCTGGGGCCACCTGCTGCTGGACCCGCCCTGCTCCGGCTGGGGAACCGAGGACCGCCACCCCGGCATCCGCGAGAAATGGAGCGGCGAGCGTACATCCGGCCTGCTGTCCCTGCAGCGCGCCCTGCTGGACCACGCCGCCACCCTGCTGGCCCCGGGGGGAAGGCTGCTCTACTCCACCTGCACCACCAACCCGGAGGAGAACGGCGAGCAGACCGCCCGCGCGGCCGGGGAGCACGAGCTGGAAATCCTGCCGCTGCGGCTGCCCGAAGGCTTCCGGGCGGAGGCCGACGCGGCGGGCGGGCTGACCGTGGACGCCACGGGCTCCGGGGCGCAGGGCTTCTACCTTTGCCTGCTGGCCAAGCGGGGCGAGTCGCCGTACGTTTCCACCCCGCCCTCGGACGATATTCCCGGCGAGCCGGTGGACCCGGCGGAGCTGGCCGAGGGCCTGCACCCCGCCCCGGCCTGGGAGAACCTGCCGCCCGGGGAGGTGCGTCTTTTCAAGGGGCGCGTCCTTTTTCTGCACAGAAAGGCCCTCGCCCTGCCGCGCGCCCTGCGTTGGCAGGGCTTTCCCCTGGGCAGACTGGACAAGCGCGGCCGCTTCCGCCCCGAGCCCAAGACCGCCCTGCTGCTGCCGCCATACGCTCCGGAACACGGACTGAACATCGACGACTCCGAAGCCCTGCGCGGACTGCTGCAAGGGCAGAGCTTGCGGGCCCCGGGCGAGGGCAGGGGGGTATGGTGGCGGAAAATCCCGCTTGGCTGGTTGAGCCGCAAGGGAAAACGGGTATTATGGGCCAGATGA
- a CDS encoding TRAP transporter substrate-binding protein, with product MRISRFRLSLALCLVLALATVSQAADITLSYANFPPASTFPCVQMERWADEVEKRTDGKVKVETYPGSTLLGAKNMFRGVQMGQADIGCISTSYQPGVFPFSFACNQPVGFTSATVASMTLWDLFVKYQPEEFDGVKVLTMFTSAPSHLMSKEPVRTLDGFKGLRVRASGTLAQTMTALDASPVAMPMPEVPEAVQKGVVTSLLTSFDVLKDMNFAETTRYETILNFPVYPFAVIMNKRAWASLPEDVKQVMDDMRREQALWTGKYMDRHVANALDWSREKYGIEVIELPEADYAEAHERIRPLVDEWKVEAREAGLPADKIMDDLKAFKAEHEKQYGE from the coding sequence ATGCGCATTTCCCGTTTCCGCTTGAGCCTGGCCCTGTGCCTGGTGCTTGCCCTGGCCACCGTCTCCCAGGCCGCCGACATCACCCTCAGCTACGCCAATTTCCCGCCCGCATCCACCTTCCCCTGCGTGCAGATGGAGCGCTGGGCCGACGAGGTCGAGAAGCGCACCGACGGCAAGGTCAAGGTGGAGACCTACCCCGGCTCCACCCTGCTGGGCGCCAAGAATATGTTCCGGGGCGTGCAGATGGGGCAGGCCGACATCGGCTGCATCTCCACCTCCTACCAGCCAGGCGTCTTTCCCTTTTCCTTCGCCTGCAACCAGCCGGTGGGCTTCACCTCGGCCACCGTGGCCTCCATGACCCTGTGGGACCTCTTCGTCAAGTACCAGCCCGAGGAATTCGACGGCGTGAAGGTGCTGACCATGTTCACCTCCGCCCCCTCCCACCTCATGTCCAAGGAGCCGGTGCGGACCCTGGACGGGTTCAAGGGGCTGCGCGTTCGCGCCTCCGGCACCCTGGCCCAGACCATGACCGCCCTGGACGCATCGCCCGTGGCCATGCCCATGCCCGAGGTGCCGGAGGCCGTGCAGAAGGGAGTGGTCACATCCCTGCTGACCTCTTTTGACGTCCTCAAGGACATGAACTTCGCCGAGACCACCCGCTACGAGACCATCCTCAACTTCCCTGTCTACCCCTTCGCCGTGATCATGAACAAGCGCGCCTGGGCCTCCCTGCCCGAGGACGTAAAACAGGTCATGGACGACATGCGCCGCGAGCAGGCCCTGTGGACCGGCAAGTACATGGACCGCCACGTGGCCAACGCCCTGGACTGGTCGCGCGAGAAGTACGGCATCGAGGTCATCGAACTGCCCGAGGCGGACTACGCCGAGGCGCACGAGCGCATCCGCCCCCTGGTTGACGAGTGGAAGGTCGAGGCCCGCGAGGCCGGCCTGCCCGCTGACAAAATCATGGACGACCTCAAGGCCTTCAAGGCCGAACACGAGAAGCAATACGGCGAATAG
- a CDS encoding L,D-transpeptidase Cds6 family protein: protein MRPFPAIAAALLAAAVLAGAPGARAWDLTLQDSPTSPEFFLAVAKQRQTVLAFGRHSPLNLRKSLTCTTGQKPGDKLREGDLKTPEGVYFVQRKRTGGLDFELYGDTAYTLDYPNPVDVLKGKTGSGIWVHGRGRALTPRDTKGCVALNNDDLAGIGPDLAPGVPVVIAREVAFSAEPGEMSRTAEELARRVRGWAEAWAAKSPEFFSYYHPGRYSKAERAFERFRQRKQRIFDQVDWIAVRVHDIRALPGPDYWVTWFGQYYRTPQMDSQIVKRLYWQKDEDGEWRIVGNEYARPEGDYRRDYLLHARQEAMELVAGWREAWERADLEEYASYYAPGAEQEGREGLEEITAHKREVWDKGLPERVDVEGFSARLHPDGLQVSFTQRYSAESGYSDVGRKTLVLEPSGDGWRIVSEEWRRIS from the coding sequence ATGCGCCCCTTCCCGGCCATAGCGGCGGCGCTGCTGGCCGCCGCCGTCCTGGCCGGCGCGCCTGGCGCGCGGGCGTGGGACCTGACTCTGCAGGACTCGCCCACATCGCCCGAATTCTTCCTGGCCGTGGCCAAGCAGCGGCAGACCGTGCTGGCTTTCGGCCGCCACTCCCCGCTGAACCTGCGCAAGAGCCTGACCTGCACCACCGGGCAGAAGCCGGGCGACAAGCTCCGAGAGGGCGACCTCAAGACCCCGGAGGGGGTCTACTTCGTGCAGCGCAAGCGCACCGGCGGGCTGGATTTCGAACTGTACGGCGACACCGCCTACACCCTGGACTATCCCAATCCGGTGGACGTGCTGAAGGGCAAGACCGGTTCGGGCATCTGGGTGCACGGCCGGGGGCGCGCTCTGACCCCGCGCGACACCAAGGGCTGCGTGGCACTGAACAACGACGACTTGGCGGGCATCGGCCCCGACCTGGCCCCCGGCGTGCCGGTGGTCATCGCCCGCGAGGTGGCCTTTTCCGCCGAGCCGGGCGAGATGAGCCGCACCGCCGAGGAACTGGCCAGGCGGGTGCGTGGCTGGGCCGAGGCCTGGGCCGCCAAGAGCCCCGAGTTCTTCTCCTACTACCATCCCGGGCGCTACTCCAAGGCGGAGCGCGCCTTCGAGCGCTTCCGCCAGCGCAAGCAGCGCATCTTCGACCAGGTGGACTGGATAGCCGTGCGGGTGCATGACATCCGCGCCCTTCCCGGTCCCGACTACTGGGTGACGTGGTTCGGCCAGTACTACCGCACCCCGCAGATGGATTCGCAAATCGTCAAGCGCCTCTACTGGCAGAAGGACGAGGACGGGGAATGGCGCATCGTGGGCAACGAGTACGCCCGGCCGGAAGGCGACTATCGCCGCGACTACCTGCTCCACGCCCGCCAGGAGGCCATGGAGTTGGTGGCCGGCTGGCGCGAGGCCTGGGAGCGGGCCGACCTGGAGGAGTACGCCTCCTACTACGCCCCGGGGGCGGAGCAGGAAGGCCGCGAGGGACTGGAGGAGATTACCGCCCACAAGCGGGAGGTCTGGGACAAGGGGCTGCCCGAGCGGGTGGACGTGGAGGGCTTTTCCGCCCGGCTGCATCCCGATGGCCTGCAAGTCAGCTTTACCCAGCGATACTCGGCCGAGAGCGGCTACTCCGATGTTGGCCGCAAAACGTTGGTGCTGGAGCCCTCGGGTGACGGCTGGCGCATCGTTTCCGAAGAGTGGCGGAGGATTTCATGA
- a CDS encoding TRAP transporter large permease codes for MSLAMVGLLGVAALLFVLFIVRMPVGFAMGLVGFLGLCHVLSTRAAFGMLGNEIWSVFSSYGLTVIPLFILMGQVCFQSGVNKRLYRTAYAWMGQVRGGVAMATVLACAGFSAISGSNSATAATMSTVALPEMRKYGYSPILSTGSVAAASTLGVVIPPSVVLIIIGLQTGSSIASLFLGGVIPGLLLTALFLVTVNVLCRIHPSWGPAGPRTSLREKVAALPGSIEMLVLFALVMGGLFGGVFTPSEAGAAGAGLAILINAVQGKLSWGGFKAALMDTLRVSAMILVIIMGAVVFGRFLAVTRLPFEIAGAVTELAIPGWTIMLLVCVIYLLGGAIMDALALLLITLPIFFPVAQALGYDPIWFGVFITVVTTIGAITPPVGLTAFIVASMAAPTTMGDVFKGVSHFLIPFAVAVILLLLFPGLVTFLPGLM; via the coding sequence ATGAGCCTGGCCATGGTCGGACTGCTGGGCGTGGCCGCCCTGCTCTTCGTACTTTTCATCGTGCGCATGCCTGTGGGCTTCGCCATGGGGCTGGTTGGCTTCCTGGGCCTTTGCCACGTGCTCTCCACCCGGGCCGCCTTCGGCATGCTGGGCAACGAGATATGGTCCGTCTTTTCCTCCTACGGGCTGACGGTCATCCCCCTGTTCATCCTCATGGGGCAGGTCTGTTTCCAGAGCGGGGTCAACAAACGGCTCTACCGCACGGCCTACGCCTGGATGGGCCAGGTGCGCGGCGGCGTGGCCATGGCCACGGTGCTGGCCTGCGCCGGGTTCTCGGCCATCTCCGGCTCCAACTCGGCCACTGCCGCCACCATGTCCACCGTGGCCCTGCCGGAAATGCGCAAGTACGGCTACTCGCCCATCCTCTCCACCGGCTCGGTGGCCGCGGCCTCCACCCTGGGCGTGGTCATCCCGCCTTCGGTGGTGCTCATCATCATCGGGTTGCAGACCGGCTCCTCCATCGCCTCCCTCTTTCTGGGCGGTGTCATCCCCGGGCTCCTGCTCACGGCGTTGTTCCTCGTCACGGTCAACGTGCTCTGCCGCATCCATCCCTCCTGGGGACCGGCCGGGCCGCGCACCAGCCTGCGCGAGAAAGTCGCCGCCCTGCCCGGCTCCATCGAGATGCTGGTGCTCTTCGCCCTGGTCATGGGCGGGCTGTTCGGCGGCGTCTTTACACCCAGCGAAGCGGGTGCGGCCGGGGCCGGGCTGGCCATCCTCATCAACGCCGTACAGGGCAAGCTCTCCTGGGGCGGGTTCAAGGCCGCCCTCATGGATACCCTGCGCGTCTCGGCCATGATCCTGGTCATCATCATGGGCGCGGTGGTCTTCGGCCGCTTCCTGGCCGTCACCCGCCTGCCCTTCGAGATCGCCGGTGCGGTGACAGAGTTGGCCATCCCCGGCTGGACGATCATGCTGCTCGTCTGCGTCATCTACCTGCTGGGCGGGGCCATCATGGACGCCCTGGCGCTTCTGCTCATCACCCTGCCCATCTTCTTCCCCGTGGCCCAGGCCCTGGGGTACGACCCCATCTGGTTCGGGGTCTTCATCACCGTGGTCACCACCATCGGGGCCATCACCCCGCCGGTGGGGCTGACAGCCTTCATCGTGGCCTCCATGGCCGCGCCCACCACCATGGGCGATGTGTTCAAGGGAGTCTCCCACTTTCTCATCCCCTTCGCCGTGGCCGTCATCCTGCTCCTCCTCTTCCCCGGCCTGGTGACCTTCCTGCCGGGGCTGATGTGA
- a CDS encoding RluA family pseudouridine synthase, with the protein MSARTVTVSRAEAGCKLVDFLQRRVGEGVPRGAVMKWVRTGQVRVDGGRAKPFRKLREGEKVRIPPHTPATREEKPRPPLEIVFQNEDVLAVAKPRGLPTQRGAGWNDSVADRMRAMFPGADYPPAPAHRLDKDTTGLLLAGRSHASQRWLHRLFEERGVGKRYLAWVAGKWPHSGETEVVDKLEKGAETGEMEKMRVTESGREARAVVRPLLVREDATLVEVELLTGRTHQIRVQLASRGHPLLGDRKYGAPPHATPLMLHAWRLELPCYCLWLDPDWAPPHAWPTG; encoded by the coding sequence GTGAGCGCGCGCACCGTCACCGTCTCCCGCGCCGAAGCCGGCTGCAAGCTGGTGGATTTCCTGCAGCGCCGCGTGGGCGAGGGCGTGCCGCGCGGCGCGGTGATGAAGTGGGTTCGCACCGGCCAGGTGCGGGTGGACGGCGGCCGGGCCAAGCCCTTCCGCAAGCTGCGCGAGGGCGAGAAGGTGCGCATCCCCCCGCACACCCCGGCCACGCGCGAGGAGAAGCCCCGCCCTCCCCTGGAGATCGTCTTCCAAAACGAGGACGTGCTGGCCGTGGCCAAGCCGCGCGGCCTGCCCACCCAGCGCGGCGCGGGCTGGAACGACTCCGTGGCCGACCGCATGCGGGCCATGTTCCCCGGGGCCGACTACCCCCCCGCCCCGGCCCACCGCCTGGACAAGGACACCACCGGCCTGCTGCTGGCCGGGCGCAGCCACGCCTCCCAGCGCTGGCTGCACCGGCTGTTCGAGGAACGCGGGGTGGGCAAGCGCTACCTGGCCTGGGTGGCCGGAAAGTGGCCCCATTCCGGCGAGACCGAGGTGGTGGACAAGCTGGAAAAGGGTGCGGAGACCGGGGAGATGGAGAAGATGCGCGTCACCGAGTCCGGCCGCGAGGCGCGGGCCGTGGTGCGTCCCCTCTTGGTGCGGGAGGACGCCACCCTGGTGGAGGTGGAGTTGCTCACCGGACGCACCCACCAGATCCGGGTGCAGCTGGCCTCGCGCGGGCACCCGCTGCTCGGCGACCGCAAGTACGGCGCGCCGCCCCACGCCACCCCGCTCATGCTGCACGCCTGGCGGCTGGAACTGCCGTGCTACTGCCTGTGGCTGGACCCGGACTGGGCCCCGCCCCACGCCTGGCCTACAGGCTGA
- the rpiA gene encoding ribose-5-phosphate isomerase RpiA: MSEEPACGGADAVERHKRLAAEEAATLVRPGMRVGLGHGSTACHAVEVLAGRYERGELPGLTCAVASAETASQARGLGLPVRSLAQMGGLDLTIDGADEVDPALNLVKGGGGALLREKVLAQMSERLVIVCHRQKLVERLGSSFDLPVEVLPFALAPVRGHIRRDLGLESRLRRDERGIPALTEQGNMLLDLACGPIDDPRALHRALKEMAGLVEHGLFLGLATDVLAAGEDGVEHMQPS, encoded by the coding sequence ATGAGTGAAGAACCCGCCTGCGGCGGCGCGGACGCCGTGGAACGACACAAGCGACTGGCCGCGGAGGAAGCCGCGACCCTGGTGCGGCCCGGCATGCGGGTCGGCCTGGGGCACGGCTCCACCGCCTGTCACGCCGTAGAGGTGCTGGCCGGGCGATACGAGCGCGGGGAGTTGCCCGGCCTGACCTGCGCCGTGGCCTCGGCCGAGACCGCGTCCCAGGCCAGGGGCCTGGGGTTGCCCGTGCGCTCCCTGGCCCAGATGGGGGGGCTGGACCTGACCATCGACGGCGCGGACGAGGTGGACCCGGCCCTGAACCTGGTCAAGGGCGGCGGCGGCGCGTTGCTGCGCGAGAAGGTCCTGGCCCAGATGTCCGAGAGGCTGGTCATCGTCTGCCACCGGCAGAAGCTGGTGGAGAGGCTGGGCTCCTCCTTCGACCTCCCCGTGGAGGTCCTGCCCTTCGCCCTGGCCCCGGTGCGGGGGCACATCCGCCGCGATCTTGGCCTGGAGTCCAGGCTGCGCCGCGACGAGCGGGGCATCCCCGCGCTCACCGAGCAGGGCAACATGCTTTTGGACCTGGCCTGCGGGCCCATCGACGATCCCCGCGCCCTGCACCGCGCCCTCAAAGAGATGGCCGGGCTGGTGGAGCACGGCCTCTTCCTGGGGCTGGCCACCGACGTCCTGGCCGCGGGCGAGGACGGCGTGGAGCACATGCAGCCAAGCTGA
- a CDS encoding TRAP transporter small permease has translation MLDALNRFRALLSRALAAVAAASLAGMVALACANMALRFFGHPIDGAFELMGFLGGLTAALSLGYSQLHKGHIAVSLLSGKLPPALKRVLDALGHLGGALFFLIGGWEVFKLADFLVMSGELSETLRMPYHPFVYAAGVGCLVMGLVLIVDFLMALAGRDEEKLPA, from the coding sequence ATGCTTGACGCCCTGAATCGCTTCCGCGCCCTGCTCTCGCGCGCATTGGCAGCCGTGGCCGCCGCCTCCCTGGCGGGCATGGTGGCCCTGGCCTGCGCCAACATGGCCCTGCGCTTCTTCGGGCACCCCATCGACGGCGCCTTCGAGCTGATGGGCTTCCTCGGCGGGCTGACCGCCGCCCTCTCCCTGGGCTACTCCCAACTACACAAGGGGCACATCGCCGTCTCCCTGCTCTCGGGCAAGCTGCCGCCCGCGCTCAAGCGCGTGCTGGACGCCCTGGGACACCTGGGCGGTGCCCTCTTCTTCCTCATCGGCGGCTGGGAGGTCTTTAAGCTGGCGGACTTTCTGGTGATGTCCGGCGAATTGTCCGAGACCCTGCGCATGCCCTACCACCCCTTCGTCTACGCTGCGGGCGTGGGCTGCCTGGTCATGGGGCTGGTGCTCATCGTCGATTTCCTCATGGCCCTGGCCGGACGCGACGAGGAGAAGCTGCCCGCATGA
- a CDS encoding M99 family carboxypeptidase catalytic domain-containing protein, whose amino-acid sequence MTPIRCTASSPRLPAAALLLVLILLLPAAAPGSSHVFFEDTQYPLEVHVLRGRQPGPTVMVQGGIQGDEVAGYLAAQRLTEAEVERGRLIIVPRANAPSISRRTRQVNVDLNRRFDRDRSRFYEDRLARVISHYLGMADAFIHLHEGSGFYSPTYVNHLRNPRRWGQSVIIDTASYRSIPLADYAEGVLKRLNPQVDPADYRFALFNTRTFDDDSPYSQSMSKSLTCHALTAHGIPALAIEVSKNIDRLDWKVREQLKATRLFLETFGVHIELPEAPPGHFDKHAGSRPGLRVNGRPLEPDEPLRLSLGDTVRLDAISSYAGAPRAEPALFAPGGELDLSRTPFTALRPLDGLEVRADGRSVGKVKVDWTGEEPRDGEDGLLVLRRNGRQRFLAPGQSLDVIEGDRVVLEGVWGSPREEVLNVKGIVTSTGTNHGQDAGKEIVLEKRAFIQRYLEPAGGERVRVRIARETEGAPRQEYFLEMRPREVQALMLVRHDGEHVLLPWRDGSTFPLAPGTYRLAGAWSNGESIRLTPMLDGLPLDWGSTLRVGFDEVRRFELRQASTFRPMGSMRLSAAALAMLGEATRTH is encoded by the coding sequence GTGACACCTATCCGCTGTACCGCGTCCTCTCCTAGACTTCCCGCCGCGGCCCTGCTGCTGGTCCTCATCCTGCTGCTCCCGGCGGCCGCCCCGGGGAGCAGCCACGTCTTCTTCGAGGACACCCAGTACCCCCTGGAGGTCCACGTGCTGCGCGGGCGCCAGCCCGGCCCCACGGTCATGGTGCAGGGCGGCATCCAGGGCGACGAGGTGGCCGGGTACCTAGCCGCCCAGCGCCTCACCGAGGCGGAGGTGGAGCGGGGGCGGCTGATCATCGTCCCCCGGGCCAACGCCCCCTCCATCAGCCGCCGGACGCGGCAGGTCAACGTGGACCTCAACCGCCGCTTCGACCGCGACCGCTCCCGCTTCTACGAGGACCGGCTGGCCCGGGTCATCTCCCACTACCTGGGCATGGCCGACGCCTTCATCCACCTGCACGAGGGCTCCGGCTTTTACAGCCCCACCTACGTCAACCACCTGCGTAACCCCCGCCGCTGGGGCCAGAGCGTCATCATCGACACGGCCAGCTACCGGTCCATACCACTGGCCGACTACGCCGAAGGGGTGCTCAAGCGGCTCAACCCGCAGGTGGACCCCGCGGACTACCGCTTCGCCCTGTTCAACACCCGCACCTTCGACGACGACTCCCCATACAGCCAGTCCATGAGCAAGTCCCTGACCTGCCACGCCCTCACGGCTCACGGCATCCCGGCCCTGGCCATCGAGGTCTCCAAGAACATCGACCGGCTCGACTGGAAAGTGCGCGAGCAACTCAAGGCCACCCGGCTCTTTCTGGAAACCTTCGGGGTGCATATCGAACTGCCGGAAGCCCCGCCCGGCCACTTCGACAAGCACGCCGGGAGCAGGCCGGGCCTTCGGGTCAACGGCCGCCCGCTGGAGCCGGACGAACCGCTGCGCCTTTCCCTGGGCGACACGGTGCGGCTGGACGCGATATCTTCCTACGCCGGGGCCCCTCGCGCCGAGCCCGCCCTGTTCGCCCCCGGCGGCGAACTGGACCTCTCCCGCACGCCCTTCACCGCCCTGCGCCCCCTGGACGGACTGGAAGTGCGGGCCGACGGCCGCAGCGTGGGCAAGGTGAAGGTGGACTGGACCGGCGAGGAGCCGCGCGACGGGGAGGACGGCCTGCTGGTGCTGCGGCGCAACGGCCGCCAGCGGTTCCTGGCGCCGGGACAGAGCCTGGACGTGATCGAGGGCGACCGGGTGGTGCTGGAGGGGGTGTGGGGCAGCCCGCGCGAGGAGGTGCTCAACGTCAAGGGCATCGTCACTTCCACCGGAACCAACCACGGCCAGGACGCGGGCAAGGAGATCGTGCTTGAGAAGCGGGCCTTCATCCAGCGCTACCTGGAACCGGCCGGGGGGGAGCGGGTGCGGGTGCGCATCGCCCGCGAAACCGAAGGCGCGCCCCGGCAGGAATATTTTCTGGAGATGCGGCCGCGCGAGGTCCAGGCGCTGATGCTGGTGCGCCACGACGGCGAGCACGTGCTGCTGCCCTGGCGGGACGGCTCGACGTTCCCCCTGGCGCCGGGCACCTACCGCCTGGCCGGGGCCTGGTCCAATGGCGAGAGCATCCGGCTGACCCCCATGCTGGACGGCCTGCCCCTGGACTGGGGCTCCACCCTGCGGGTGGGCTTCGACGAGGTGCGGCGCTTCGAGTTGCGGCAGGCCTCCACCTTCCGCCCCATGGGCTCCATGCGCCTTTCCGCCGCCGCCCTGGCCATGCTGGGCGAAGCCACCCGGACACACTGA
- the pyrE gene encoding orotate phosphoribosyltransferase — MNDHKARLAKLLMEKSYVAGEITLSSGRKSDYYFDCKQTAYHPEGAWLLGNLLLDALDGLDVDGVGGLTLGADPLVTAVNVVSYERGTPLPGFIVRKEAKGHGTGRFVEGAANLAPGARVAVLEDVVTSGGSVLKAVERIREAGFEVACVVAVLDRHEGGTEALADAGLDLRSLFTRPELVEAGG; from the coding sequence ATGAACGACCACAAGGCCCGCCTGGCCAAGCTCCTGATGGAGAAGTCCTATGTGGCCGGGGAGATAACCCTCTCCTCCGGCCGCAAGTCCGATTACTATTTCGACTGCAAGCAGACCGCCTACCACCCCGAGGGCGCCTGGCTGCTGGGCAACCTGCTGCTGGACGCCCTCGACGGCCTGGATGTTGACGGCGTGGGCGGCCTGACCCTGGGGGCGGACCCCCTGGTCACGGCCGTGAACGTGGTCTCCTATGAGCGCGGCACGCCCCTGCCCGGCTTCATCGTGCGCAAGGAGGCCAAGGGCCACGGCACCGGCCGCTTCGTGGAGGGGGCCGCCAACCTGGCCCCGGGCGCGCGGGTGGCCGTGCTGGAGGACGTGGTCACATCCGGCGGCAGCGTGCTCAAGGCGGTGGAGCGCATCCGCGAGGCCGGTTTCGAGGTGGCCTGCGTGGTGGCCGTGCTGGACCGCCACGAGGGCGGCACCGAGGCCCTGGCCGACGCCGGGCTGGACCTGCGCAGCCTCTTCACCCGGCCCGAACTGGTGGAGGCGGGCGGCTGA
- a CDS encoding sugar phosphate isomerase/epimerase family protein, translated as MPFANLPLRYVHERPRYLKLFLSQSIRPELGLDAWAIDQPGEAWHRHVTSAFASAGLPRAIHLPFDDLHPASEDPVALRAARIRLGSAVEIARIHDPVHLIGHPTLGHLPFEGSARRQHEAGVESWLEVLAAWGGDHPPLYLENTFDSDPVRLRDLVAEVAERAPGTVGICFDVGHWHTFSHGAAKKDLGFWLETLGAYIGHVHLHDNFGRDDDHLGIGAGAVPWDELLERMAAIGTRPTVTLEPHSEEDYAVSARYLAEHAERLGKVFSL; from the coding sequence ATGCCGTTCGCCAACCTGCCCCTGCGCTACGTCCATGAGCGGCCCCGCTATCTGAAACTCTTCCTGAGCCAGTCCATCCGGCCCGAACTGGGGCTGGACGCCTGGGCCATCGACCAGCCGGGCGAGGCGTGGCACCGCCACGTGACTTCCGCCTTTGCCAGCGCCGGTCTGCCCCGCGCCATCCATCTGCCCTTCGACGACCTCCACCCGGCCAGCGAGGACCCGGTGGCCCTGCGCGCCGCCCGCATCCGTCTGGGCAGCGCGGTGGAGATCGCCCGCATCCACGACCCGGTGCACCTGATCGGCCATCCTACCCTGGGGCACCTGCCCTTCGAGGGGTCGGCGCGGCGGCAGCACGAGGCCGGGGTGGAGAGCTGGCTGGAGGTGCTGGCCGCCTGGGGCGGGGACCATCCTCCGCTGTACCTGGAGAACACTTTCGACAGCGACCCCGTGCGGCTGCGCGATTTGGTGGCGGAGGTGGCCGAGCGCGCCCCCGGCACGGTGGGCATCTGCTTCGACGTTGGGCACTGGCACACCTTCTCCCACGGGGCGGCCAAGAAGGATCTGGGCTTCTGGCTGGAGACTCTGGGGGCGTACATCGGCCACGTCCACCTGCACGACAACTTCGGCCGCGACGACGACCACCTGGGCATCGGCGCCGGGGCCGTGCCCTGGGACGAGCTGCTGGAGCGCATGGCGGCCATTGGCACACGGCCCACCGTGACATTGGAGCCGCACTCGGAGGAGGACTACGCCGTCTCCGCGCGGTATCTGGCGGAGCACGCGGAGCGGCTGGGGAAGGTGTTCAGCCTGTAG